The Bradyrhizobium sp. CCGB01 genome segment TCACCGGCTGGAAGGTGTGAGCCCGAGCAAGGATCTTCCGAAGGTGGCGCGAAAGGCATCTCCGGCACGAAAGGCGCGCGGCAAGCGCTGACGCCAAAGCGCGATGAGATGAGGATGAATCGTCGTCGCGCTTCAGGTCGCCGTTCGAGCATGATCTTTCCGGAAAACCGCTGCGCGCTTTTCCGGATCGTGCTCTAGCCCTTCCGCACATCCCCCGCCTCGGCCTCGCTCGCTTCCAGCGACACCGGCTCGAGGTGGTAGCGCTTGGTCAGCGGCATCTGCGCGATGGCGAAGACCATGGTCAGCGGGGTCACGCCGAACACCTTGAAGTTCACCCAGAAGTCGGTGCTCTGGGTGCGCCAGACGATCTCGTTCAGGATTGCCATGCCGGCGAAGAACAGCGCCCAGCGCAGCGTGAGGATGCGCCAGCCCTGCGGGGTCAGGTTGAACATCTGGTCGAACATCACGGCGATGAAGGAGCGGCCGAACAACAGGCCGCCGCCGAGGATCGCGGCAAACAGGCCGTAGATGATGGTCGGCTTGACCTTGATGAAGGTCTCGTCGTGCAGCACCAGCGTCAGCGTGCCGAACACCAGCACGATCACGCCTGTCACGATCGCCATGATCGGAATATGGCGCGTCACCACATAGGACGCGATCATCGCCGCGACGATCGCGACCATGAAGGCGCCGGTCGCGGCGAACAGATTGAACTTCGCATTCACGAAGAAGAAGACGAGCAGCGGACCGAGTTCGGTCGCAAGCTTGAACAGCGGATGCGGCTGGGTCTTGTCCATTCTCAGCTTTCGATTCCGGCGATCGCGCGGGCGAAATCGCGCGCGGTGAACGGCGCGAGATCGTCGACGCCTTCGCCGACGCCGATGAAATGCACCGGCAGTTTGAATTTTTCCGCGAGCGCCACCAGGATGCCGCCGCGCGCGGTGCCGTCGAGCTTCGTCATCACGAGGCCGGTGACCCCGGCGGTGCGATGGAAGGCCTCGACCTGCGACAAAGCGTTTTGGCCGACGGTCGCATCAAGCACAAGCAGCACCGCATGCGGCGCAGTGTCATCCACCTTGCGGATCACGCGCACGACCTTTTCGAGCTCGTTCATTAGCTCGGCCTTGTTCTGGAGGCGGCCGGCGGTGTCGATCAGCAGGACATCGACGCCCTGTTCCTTCGCCGCGGTCAGCGCGTTGAAGGCAAGGCTCGCCGAATCCGACCCCTGCGCCCCGGCGACGACCGGCGTCTTCGTGCGTTCGCCCCAGACCTTCAGCTGTTCGATGGCTGCGGCGCGAAACGTGTCGCCGGCGGCGAGCATCACCTTGCGGCCCTCGGAGGCGAATTTTTGCGAGAGCTTTCCGATGGTCGTGGTCTTGCCGGAGCCGTTGACGCCGACCACGAGGATGACGAACGGCTTCTTCGCCGTGTCGATCACGAGGGGCTTCGCCACCGGCGATAGCACCTTCTCGACCTCGGTCGCGACGACGTCCTTGACCTCGTCCGCGGAGATCGCCTTGTCGTAGCGCCCCGTGCCGACGGCGTCCGCAATGCGAACCGCGACCTGGGTGCCGAGGTCGGCGCGCAGCAGCACGTCCTCGATGTCATCGAGCATGGCGCGGTCGAGCTTGCGCTTGGTGACGAGGTCGGCGACCGCGGTCCCGAGCGAGGACGAGGTGCGCTTCAGCCCGTTGGACAGCCGGCGCCACCAGCTCAGCTTGGGGGTCTCGGAGGTATCGTTCATGGTGCTCGTGCCGCCGATTTGAAGTTCCTACTCTCTTGCCGCAAGTTCGGTTAGGAACTTCAAATCGAAGAGCGGCACGAGAAAATATTGTTGCCAGTGCGGCCCTGGATTTGGCATTCGCTTCACGTTTCGCGGCGAGCGCTGAGCGAATGCCAAATCCACCGCACTGGTGTGTTAGCCGTTCCGGCTCCCAAACGAAAGTCTTGCAGTTGCTCGATGTTCCCGAATTGACCGCTGATGAGATCCTGGCGCGCGTGCTCCATCGCGACGGGCTGATGCTGGTCATCGACAAGCCGGCCGGCCTGCCGGTGCATCGCGGCCCCAAGGGCGGGGCCAATTTGGAAACATCGTTCGACGCGCTGCGTTTCGGCCTGCCGCGGCCCCCGGTGCTGGCCCACCGGCTGGACAAGGACACCTCCGGCTGCCTCGTGCTTGGGCGCCATCGCAAGGCGACCGCCTCGCTCGGCCTCCTCTTCAAGCACGGCAAGATCGGCAAGACCTACTGGACCGTGGTCGAGGGCGGCCCTGCCGAAGACGAAGGCACCATCGACATGCCGCTCGGCCGGCTCAACGCCGAGCGCGGCTGGTGGCAGAAGCCCGATCCGGAAGGGCAGAAGGCCATCACCAACTGGAAGGTGATGGGCCGGGGTGATGGCTTCACCTGGCTCGCCATGGAACCGGTGACCGGCCGAACCCATCAATTGCGGGTGCATTCGTCCGCGACCGGCTGGCCGATCTTCGGCGATAACATTTACGGCAACGGCCCGCGCTTCGGCGAGCCGAAGCTGCACCTGCATTCCCGCGAGATCGTGGTGCCGATCTCCCGGAACAAGGAGCCGGTCCGCGTGGTCGCGCCGGCGCCGCCCCACATGCACGAGAAGCTCCGCGCCTGCGGATGGAATGGGGAATAGGCGACCCTCATGGTGAGGAGGCGCGTCAGCGCCGTCTCGAACCATAGAGGCCCCGCTGCCGTATCTCGCCCGCGGCCATCCTTCGAGACGCCCGCTGCGCGGGCTCCTCAGGATGAGGAACAGTGCCCGGCTACCGCGCCATGGTTTACGAAACGTTCAGGGCTCGTCTCTAATGATAGCGGTTGCTTAGAACAAGCTTCCGTCAATCTGCTCAGGACGAGCTACGCGTCATGTCCACGGCCGGGCTATCGATCATCGACGAAGTCGAATCCGCGATTCGGCTCGGCTCGGCGGAAAAGGGCCTCGAAACGGCCCGCCGCGTCACCGACCTGTTCCTCTCCTCCGCCGGCAGTTTTGACGACGAGCAGATCGCGCTGTTCGACGACGTGCTCGAGCGCCTGATCGGCACCATCGAGCTGCGCGCCATCGCGGACATGGGTGCACGCGTTGCGCTAGCCGAGATCAGCGCGCAGCTTGCGCCGATCGCGCAGGCGCCGCCCTCCGTGATGCGCCGCCTCGCCAACAATGACGAGATCCGCATCGCCGGTCCCGTGCTGCAGGAATCCGCGCGCCTCGACGACGGCGAGCTGGTGAAGATCGCCTCCAGCAAGGGCGAGCCGCATCTGCTCGCGGTCGCCGGGCGCTGGTGGCTGAAGGAGATCGTCACCGATGCCTTGCTGGCGCGCCGCTATCCCAGCGTCAGCCGGCGGCTTGCCGCCAATCCCGGCGCGCGCGTCTCCGGCAAGGGGTTTGCCGTCATCGTCGGACAGGCCGAGGCCGACCCCGAGCTCGCCGTGAGCGTCGGCGTGCGCGTCGACCTGCCGTCCGACTTGCGCCGCCAGTTGCTGCGCTCGGCCACGGATGCCGTGCGGACCCGCCTGCTGTCGCGCGCCCCGCCGCATCTGTTCGAGGAAATCCAGACTGCCATCGCCGCCGTGACCGTCGGCGTCGAGCGCGAGATGTCGGGCGTCCGCGACTTCGAAGGCGCCAAGCGGGCGATTGCGAATCTCAAGGCCGCGGGCCAGCTGACCGAAGCAACGTTGCTCGGCTTCGCCACGCAGCGGCGCTACGAGGAAGCCGTGGCTGCCCTGGCGGCGCTGTCCGGGTCGACCGTCGAAGTGATTCGCCCGCTGATGCAGAGCCTGCGCGAGGACGGCCTGCTGGTGCCGTGCAAGGCGGCGCAGCTCAGCTGGGAAACCACCGTCGCCGTGCTCGAAAGCCGTTTCGCCACCGGCGCGATGAAGCCGGCGGACATCGCGAGGGCGCAGGGACATTACGCAAGGATGACGCCGGAGAATGCGCGGCGGACGCTGCGGTTCTGGCAGGTGCGAGCGTCGTAGGGCCACACATTCCGCTGTCATCACCCGCGAAAGCGGGTGATCCAGTATTCCAGAGACGTTCCTGAGATGCGGAGAAGCCGCGGCGTACTGGGTCGCCCGGTCAAGCCGGGCGACGACACCGTCTATGCAGTCAGCCGCACGCCATCACTCCCGGCAATCGTCAGCGCCACAACACTCCCCACACGCCCACCCGCAATCGCCACCGGCAGAAAATGCTCCGTGCGTCCCTGCCCTTCGCTCTCGATCAGCACATCGCGCGTCGCACCCACTTCGGCTTGCAGCCGCTGCCGCAACGCCGCCTCACCGGCCTCACGCAGCCGCTTCGCACGCGCCTTGATCGCTGGCCCCGCAACCTGCGGCATCCGCGCGGCCGGCGTGCCGGGGCGCGGGGAATAGGGGAAGACGTGCAGGAACGTCAGACCGCATTCCTCGACCAGATCCAGCGAGCGCGAAAACATCTCCTCGGTCTCGGTCGGAAAGCCCGCGATGATGTCGGCGCCGAAGGCGATGTCCGGGCGCAGGCGGCGCACCCGGTTGCAGAACGCAATCGAATTGCTGCGCGAATGCCGCCGCTTCATGCGCTTCAGGATCATGTCGTCGCCGGATTGCAGCGACAGATGCAGATGCGGCATCAGCCGCGCATCGTCGGCGATGGCGTCGAGCAGATCGTTGTCGGCCTCGATCGAATCGATCGAAGAGATGCGCAGGCGCCTCAACTCCGGCACATGCCGCAGGATCTGCTTGGTCAGCATGCCGAGTTTCGGCGCGCCGGGCAGATCGGCGCCGTAGCTGGTGAGATCGACGCCGGTCAACACGATCTCGGCATGGCCGCGCGCAACAAGCGCCCGCACCTGATCGACAACCGCGCCCATCGGCACCGAACGCGAATTGCCGCGGCCGAAGGGGATGATGCAGAAGGTGCAGCGATGGTCGCAGCCGTTCTGCACCTGCACGAACACGCGCGGCAGGCCGCTCGCGAAACCGTCGATCAGATGCGGCGCCATCTCCTTCACCGACATGATGTCGCTGACGGCGATTTTTTCGTTCGCACCGAGATCGAAAGCGGCACGCGCCTCGCGCCAGGCTTCGCCGCGCATCTTGTCGTCATTGCCGACGACGCGGTCGACCTCGGCCATGTCGGCGAACATCCGGCTTTGGGTCTGCGCCGCGCAGCCGGTGACGACGATGCGCGCACCGGGCCGCTCGCGCTTCAATTTGCGGATCGACTGACGCGCCTGCGCCACCGCCTCGTTGGTAACGGCGCAGCTGTTGATGACGATGGTGTCGGAAAGCCCCGCGCCCTCGGCCTCGCGGCGGATGACCTCCGCCTCAAAGGCATTGAGGCGGCAGCCGAAGGTGACGATGTCGACGGCCATCAGCCGACCGGCGCGAACAGCGCCGGATCGAAATTGCCTTCATATTCGAAGGTCGCGGTGCCCGTCATCAGCACATGGTCGTCGCGCTCGCGCCATTCGATGCCGAGCTTGCCGCCTGGCAGCGTCATCTCGACATTGCGCTCGGTGCGCTTCAGACGCGCAGCCGCAACCGCGGTCGCGCAGGCCGCCGAACCGCAGGCCCTGGTGAGGCCGGCACCGCGCTCCCAGGTGCGCATCGTGATGTGCTCGCGATCGACGATCTGGGCCAGCGTGATGTTGGCGCGCTCGGGGAAGATCGGGTGATTTTCCAGCAGCGGACCGAAACGCTCGAGATCGTAGGCGTTGACGTCATTGACCCAGAAGATCGCGTGCGGATTGCCCATGCTCACGACCGACGGCGAATGCAGGATCGGATTGTCGATCGGCCCGATCTGCAATTCGATGTAGCGGGTGTCGCGAAACTCTTCCGCCAGCGGAATGTCCTGCCAGCCGAATTTCGGCGCGCCCATGTCGACGGTGTAGAGATCGGGCGCCGGCCCCTGCCAGGCGTTGAGCAGGCCGGCAGCGGTCTCGAACGTCGCCGTGGTCTGACCGCTCTTCTCGAAGATGCGCCGCATCACGCAGCGCATGCCGTTGCCGCAGGCGCCGGCCTCGGAGCCGTCATTGTTGTAGATGCTGATGAAGGCTTCGGTGCCGTCGAACCGCGGCCTCTGGAGCACCATGAGCTGGTCGTAGGGCACGCCGCCTTGCGCCGACGCAACCGCGCGGGCGTCGTCCGGTGTCACCTTTGCCGTGGAATCGCGCATGTCGACAACGACGATCTCGTTGCCGATGCCGTTCATCTTGGCAAATGCGTGGTTGGCCAGCGCGCTCATGAAAATTCCCGAATTTCGCCTGCCTTATATGGCGATCCTTGCCGGCTTGGCCAGTGATTTGCCGCCATGGCCAAGACGCTGCCATGACGCATCTGTCATGGGACGAATTCGGCACTCGCGTGTTAGAACGGCGCGGTTGGCGCAATCCGGGACGCGCGGCCGGCTTAAGGCTTTGGGGGGCCTAAGGCCTTTGGGGGTGTAAGGCCTTGGCGGATAAGCTCTTGGGGAGAATAGAATGTATCGTTTTTGCCGTCTTGCTCTGTTCGCGCTGATCCCGGCAGCGACCATGTCGTTTGGTGTGCCCGGCGCCCTGGCGCAGACCGCGAGCCCGGCGCCCGCCGCATCGGCCAGCCCCTCGCCGGCACCGTCGGCTTCGCCCGCCCCGGCCGCAAGTGCCGCGCCTGCGCCCGCGGCAACGCCTTCTCCAGCGCCA includes the following:
- a CDS encoding septation protein A; the encoded protein is MDKTQPHPLFKLATELGPLLVFFFVNAKFNLFAATGAFMVAIVAAMIASYVVTRHIPIMAIVTGVIVLVFGTLTLVLHDETFIKVKPTIIYGLFAAILGGGLLFGRSFIAVMFDQMFNLTPQGWRILTLRWALFFAGMAILNEIVWRTQSTDFWVNFKVFGVTPLTMVFAIAQMPLTKRYHLEPVSLEASEAEAGDVRKG
- the ftsY gene encoding signal recognition particle-docking protein FtsY, which produces MNDTSETPKLSWWRRLSNGLKRTSSSLGTAVADLVTKRKLDRAMLDDIEDVLLRADLGTQVAVRIADAVGTGRYDKAISADEVKDVVATEVEKVLSPVAKPLVIDTAKKPFVILVVGVNGSGKTTTIGKLSQKFASEGRKVMLAAGDTFRAAAIEQLKVWGERTKTPVVAGAQGSDSASLAFNALTAAKEQGVDVLLIDTAGRLQNKAELMNELEKVVRVIRKVDDTAPHAVLLVLDATVGQNALSQVEAFHRTAGVTGLVMTKLDGTARGGILVALAEKFKLPVHFIGVGEGVDDLAPFTARDFARAIAGIES
- a CDS encoding RluA family pseudouridine synthase, which encodes MLDVPELTADEILARVLHRDGLMLVIDKPAGLPVHRGPKGGANLETSFDALRFGLPRPPVLAHRLDKDTSGCLVLGRHRKATASLGLLFKHGKIGKTYWTVVEGGPAEDEGTIDMPLGRLNAERGWWQKPDPEGQKAITNWKVMGRGDGFTWLAMEPVTGRTHQLRVHSSATGWPIFGDNIYGNGPRFGEPKLHLHSREIVVPISRNKEPVRVVAPAPPHMHEKLRACGWNGE
- a CDS encoding DUF2336 domain-containing protein; its protein translation is MSTAGLSIIDEVESAIRLGSAEKGLETARRVTDLFLSSAGSFDDEQIALFDDVLERLIGTIELRAIADMGARVALAEISAQLAPIAQAPPSVMRRLANNDEIRIAGPVLQESARLDDGELVKIASSKGEPHLLAVAGRWWLKEIVTDALLARRYPSVSRRLAANPGARVSGKGFAVIVGQAEADPELAVSVGVRVDLPSDLRRQLLRSATDAVRTRLLSRAPPHLFEEIQTAIAAVTVGVEREMSGVRDFEGAKRAIANLKAAGQLTEATLLGFATQRRYEEAVAALAALSGSTVEVIRPLMQSLREDGLLVPCKAAQLSWETTVAVLESRFATGAMKPADIARAQGHYARMTPENARRTLRFWQVRAS
- the mtaB gene encoding tRNA (N(6)-L-threonylcarbamoyladenosine(37)-C(2))-methylthiotransferase MtaB, with protein sequence MAVDIVTFGCRLNAFEAEVIRREAEGAGLSDTIVINSCAVTNEAVAQARQSIRKLKRERPGARIVVTGCAAQTQSRMFADMAEVDRVVGNDDKMRGEAWREARAAFDLGANEKIAVSDIMSVKEMAPHLIDGFASGLPRVFVQVQNGCDHRCTFCIIPFGRGNSRSVPMGAVVDQVRALVARGHAEIVLTGVDLTSYGADLPGAPKLGMLTKQILRHVPELRRLRISSIDSIEADNDLLDAIADDARLMPHLHLSLQSGDDMILKRMKRRHSRSNSIAFCNRVRRLRPDIAFGADIIAGFPTETEEMFSRSLDLVEECGLTFLHVFPYSPRPGTPAARMPQVAGPAIKARAKRLREAGEAALRQRLQAEVGATRDVLIESEGQGRTEHFLPVAIAGGRVGSVVALTIAGSDGVRLTA
- the dapF gene encoding diaminopimelate epimerase yields the protein MSALANHAFAKMNGIGNEIVVVDMRDSTAKVTPDDARAVASAQGGVPYDQLMVLQRPRFDGTEAFISIYNNDGSEAGACGNGMRCVMRRIFEKSGQTTATFETAAGLLNAWQGPAPDLYTVDMGAPKFGWQDIPLAEEFRDTRYIELQIGPIDNPILHSPSVVSMGNPHAIFWVNDVNAYDLERFGPLLENHPIFPERANITLAQIVDREHITMRTWERGAGLTRACGSAACATAVAAARLKRTERNVEMTLPGGKLGIEWRERDDHVLMTGTATFEYEGNFDPALFAPVG